The Candidatus Hydrothermales bacterium genome has a segment encoding these proteins:
- the thrS gene encoding threonine--tRNA ligase has protein sequence MKEKVLSREEIIKNKGKKIIELIEDDRVFLVALVDGKLKDLTYQIKGDEKEIRLLDFSHPLGKETFWHTSSHVMAHAVKELFPFAKLTIGPPIENGFYYDFYMDEKTFTPSDLEKIEERAREIIKRNLLIERIEIKKEEAIEIFNKRGENFKVEILKEIEDEYVSCYRQGDFIDLCTGPHLVRTGLIGAFKIISSSSSYWRKNEKGPVLQRIYGIAFPNEEDLKNYLERLEEAKKRDHRKVGKELNLFYLSEDVGPGLVIWLPKGAFIRREIENFLFREHIKRNYQPVYTPHVGKKRLWEISGHLEFYKENMYPEMTFLEDKEGYYIKPMNCPFHIQVYKSEIRSFRDLPLRLFEFGTVYRFERSGVLHGLTRVRGFTQDDAHIFCTPEQVEDEIKGVIDFALFVLSKFGFKEYRVLISTRPKDFVGTEEMWERATGSLIKAAKDCSLNFEIAEGEGAFYGPKIDILIKDAIGREWQCTTIQFDFNLPERFEISFRDKDGREKRPYMIHRALLGSMERFFGVLIEHYGGEFPLWLLPEQIRILPISEKFFNYAEKVKEFVNQRGLRCKIDYDNETLNYKIRKAELEKIPYIFIVGKKEEEQNSVSVRKHREGNLGSMALEEIVSRIKKEIEIE, from the coding sequence GTGAAAGAGAAGGTTTTAAGTAGAGAAGAGATTATTAAAAACAAAGGAAAAAAAATAATAGAACTAATAGAGGATGACCGTGTATTCCTTGTAGCTTTAGTTGATGGAAAATTAAAGGATTTAACCTATCAGATAAAAGGTGATGAAAAAGAAATAAGGTTACTTGATTTTAGTCATCCTCTTGGCAAGGAGACTTTTTGGCATACCTCTTCACATGTTATGGCTCATGCAGTAAAAGAGCTTTTTCCCTTTGCAAAACTAACTATAGGTCCACCCATAGAAAATGGCTTTTACTATGATTTTTATATGGACGAAAAAACCTTTACCCCCTCAGATCTTGAAAAAATTGAAGAAAGAGCAAGAGAAATTATTAAAAGGAACCTATTAATAGAAAGGATAGAAATCAAAAAAGAAGAGGCAATAGAAATCTTTAATAAAAGGGGAGAAAATTTTAAAGTCGAAATTTTAAAAGAAATAGAGGATGAGTATGTAAGTTGTTATAGGCAGGGAGATTTCATTGATCTTTGTACAGGGCCTCATCTTGTAAGAACTGGTTTAATAGGGGCTTTTAAAATTATTTCTTCTTCATCTTCTTATTGGAGAAAAAATGAAAAGGGGCCGGTACTCCAAAGAATATACGGGATAGCCTTTCCAAATGAGGAGGATCTGAAGAATTATTTAGAGAGACTAGAGGAGGCAAAAAAAAGAGATCACAGGAAGGTTGGAAAAGAACTTAATTTATTCTATCTTTCTGAAGATGTGGGTCCGGGTCTTGTTATATGGCTTCCAAAGGGAGCCTTTATAAGAAGAGAAATAGAAAACTTTTTATTTAGGGAGCATATCAAAAGGAATTATCAACCTGTTTATACACCTCATGTTGGCAAAAAAAGATTATGGGAAATCTCGGGTCATCTTGAATTTTACAAGGAGAACATGTATCCTGAAATGACTTTTTTAGAGGATAAAGAGGGCTACTATATAAAACCGATGAACTGTCCCTTTCACATTCAGGTATATAAAAGTGAAATTAGAAGTTTTAGAGATTTGCCCCTAAGGCTTTTTGAGTTTGGAACTGTATATCGCTTTGAAAGAAGTGGGGTGCTGCATGGCTTAACAAGAGTTAGAGGCTTTACTCAGGATGATGCTCATATCTTTTGTACCCCTGAACAGGTTGAGGACGAAATAAAGGGTGTTATAGATTTTGCTCTTTTTGTTCTTTCTAAATTTGGTTTTAAAGAATATAGAGTTTTAATATCTACAAGACCTAAGGATTTTGTAGGAACAGAGGAGATGTGGGAAAGGGCTACAGGTTCACTTATTAAAGCGGCAAAGGATTGTTCTTTAAATTTTGAAATTGCAGAGGGAGAGGGTGCTTTTTATGGTCCAAAAATAGATATATTAATTAAAGATGCGATTGGTAGAGAATGGCAATGTACTACTATTCAATTTGATTTTAATTTACCTGAAAGGTTTGAAATAAGTTTTAGGGATAAGGACGGAAGGGAAAAAAGGCCCTATATGATACATAGGGCACTTTTAGGTTCGATGGAAAGGTTTTTTGGAGTTTTAATTGAGCACTATGGTGGTGAGTTCCCACTTTGGCTCTTACCTGAACAGATAAGGATTTTACCCATAAGTGAAAAATTTTTTAACTATGCAGAAAAGGTTAAAGAATTTGTAAACCAGAGGGGATTAAGGTGTAAAATAGACTATGATAATGAAACTCTCAATTATAAAATTAGAAAAGCAGAGCTCGAGAAGATTCCCTATATATTTATTGTTGGAAAAAAAGAGGAAGAGCAAAATTCTGTTTCAGTCAGAAAACATAGGGAGGGTAATTTGGGTTCAATGGCCTTAGAGGAGATAGTAAGTAGGATAAAAAAAGAAATTGAAATCGAGTAG
- the pruA gene encoding L-glutamate gamma-semialdehyde dehydrogenase, whose amino-acid sequence MAFNVPPFRNEPLTDFSDPSNKKAFEEALKKVESELGRKYPLIIKGKEIYTDETFKSINPSKYDEVIGEFSVAKPENIEEAISVAWEAFEEWKRIEPKERAAILLRAAHLLRKRKHEFSATMVLEVGKNWAEADADTAEAIDYLEFYAREAVKFGELQSLTPFEGEIPEYFYIPLGVGVIIPPWNFPLAITLGMTTASIVTGNCAILKPSSDAPLIAYKFVKLMHEAGLPEGVLNFLTGSGSKVGDPLVAHPKTRFVAFTGSREVGCHIYELAAKVSKGQKWLKRVIAEMGGKNAIIIDNEANFEDAVKWTIVSAYGYQGQKCSACSRLILLEDIYDKFIEMLVEEVKKIKIGPAKENYFMGPVINASSESKILSYIEIGKKEGKLIFGGNKAKIEGGYFIEPTIFKDVDENATIAQEEIFGPVLSIIKAKDFDDALRVANNSDYGLTGAVFSYNRKNIIKAKENFHVGNLYINRKCTGALVDVHPFGGFNMSGTDSKAGGRDYLLLFLQGKSVSERIAF is encoded by the coding sequence ATGGCCTTTAATGTACCTCCATTTAGAAATGAACCCTTAACAGATTTTTCAGATCCATCAAATAAAAAGGCTTTCGAAGAAGCTTTAAAGAAAGTGGAATCCGAACTAGGTAGAAAATATCCCCTTATAATTAAAGGAAAAGAAATTTATACAGATGAGACCTTTAAAAGTATAAATCCCTCAAAATATGATGAGGTTATTGGGGAGTTTTCAGTTGCAAAGCCAGAAAATATAGAGGAAGCTATAAGCGTTGCATGGGAAGCTTTTGAGGAGTGGAAAAGAATAGAACCAAAAGAAAGAGCTGCAATTTTGCTTAGAGCAGCACACTTACTTAGAAAAAGAAAACATGAGTTTTCTGCAACAATGGTTTTAGAAGTTGGAAAAAATTGGGCTGAAGCAGACGCTGATACTGCAGAAGCCATAGATTACTTAGAATTCTACGCAAGAGAAGCCGTCAAGTTCGGTGAACTTCAAAGCCTTACACCTTTTGAAGGCGAAATCCCTGAATACTTCTATATTCCTCTTGGAGTAGGCGTTATTATTCCACCTTGGAACTTCCCATTAGCTATAACATTAGGAATGACAACAGCAAGTATTGTGACAGGTAACTGTGCAATTTTAAAACCATCCTCTGATGCTCCCCTTATTGCCTATAAATTTGTTAAATTGATGCATGAAGCAGGCTTACCAGAAGGTGTTCTTAATTTCCTTACAGGATCAGGATCTAAAGTTGGAGATCCCCTTGTTGCTCATCCCAAAACAAGATTCGTAGCTTTTACAGGATCAAGAGAGGTTGGATGTCATATTTATGAACTTGCAGCAAAGGTAAGTAAAGGTCAAAAGTGGCTAAAAAGAGTTATAGCAGAAATGGGTGGAAAAAATGCAATAATAATTGATAATGAAGCAAACTTTGAGGATGCCGTAAAGTGGACTATAGTCTCTGCCTATGGTTATCAAGGTCAAAAGTGTTCAGCCTGCTCAAGACTTATCCTTCTTGAAGATATTTACGACAAATTTATTGAGATGCTCGTAGAAGAGGTGAAAAAGATCAAGATCGGGCCTGCTAAAGAGAACTACTTTATGGGACCTGTAATTAACGCTTCTTCAGAAAGTAAGATATTAAGTTATATAGAAATCGGGAAAAAAGAGGGTAAACTAATATTTGGTGGCAATAAGGCAAAAATTGAAGGTGGATACTTTATTGAGCCAACAATATTTAAAGATGTTGATGAAAATGCAACAATAGCTCAGGAAGAAATTTTCGGTCCAGTACTTTCTATAATAAAAGCAAAAGATTTCGATGATGCTCTAAGAGTTGCAAATAACTCAGATTATGGTCTCACTGGAGCTGTCTTCTCATATAACAGGAAAAATATCATAAAGGCAAAAGAAAACTTCCATGTTGGTAATCTTTATATAAACAGAAAATGCACGGGCGCTTTAGTAGATGTTCACCCCTTTGGAGGATTTAACATGTCTGGAACAGATTCAAAAGCAGGAGGTAGAGATTACCTGCTTTTATTCCTTCAGGGTAAAAGCGTTTCAGAAAGAATAGCTTTTTAA
- a CDS encoding acetyl-CoA C-acetyltransferase, whose protein sequence is MREAYIISGVRTPVGKILGNLSSFSATDLGGMVIKEAVRRSNVPPEKIDEVIMGCVLPAGLGQAPARIAAIKAGLSVTTPAFTINKVCGSGLKACMLGVQAIRAGDIEIAVCGGMESMSNAPHLLNLRSGVKYGDSKAIDHMVYDGLWCSFNSQHMGNLAEYTARKAGIKREEQDKFAYESHMKAVKATKEGKFKDEIIPIEIKTKEGVKVIDRDESPREDTSLEKLAELKPVFEKDGTVTAGNAPGLNDGAAAVVIASEKAVKELNLKPIARVISYATNYVEPKELFFAPIGAIEKLTQKSGLKHPNDFDLMEINEAFAAQILADAKALELDMSKVNVHGGAIAIGHPIGASGARILVTLIYALKQYGKKKGFAALCLGGGGAVALSIEMV, encoded by the coding sequence ATGAGGGAAGCTTATATTATATCGGGTGTAAGGACACCGGTAGGGAAAATTCTTGGGAATTTGTCTTCCTTTAGTGCAACAGACTTGGGCGGAATGGTAATAAAGGAGGCTGTTAGGAGATCAAATGTTCCTCCTGAAAAAATTGATGAGGTCATAATGGGATGTGTTTTACCGGCAGGTCTTGGGCAGGCTCCGGCAAGAATTGCAGCTATTAAAGCTGGATTAAGTGTAACAACTCCTGCATTTACAATAAATAAAGTTTGTGGCTCAGGTCTTAAGGCCTGCATGTTAGGTGTTCAGGCAATAAGGGCAGGTGATATAGAAATTGCAGTTTGTGGCGGAATGGAATCAATGAGTAATGCTCCTCATCTTTTAAATTTAAGATCTGGAGTGAAATATGGAGACTCAAAGGCTATTGACCATATGGTCTATGATGGTTTATGGTGCTCTTTTAATAGCCAGCATATGGGTAATCTCGCCGAATATACCGCAAGAAAGGCAGGCATAAAAAGGGAGGAGCAAGATAAGTTTGCATATGAAAGCCATATGAAAGCAGTTAAGGCAACAAAAGAAGGTAAATTTAAAGATGAGATAATTCCTATAGAGATAAAAACAAAAGAAGGTGTAAAAGTAATTGATAGGGACGAATCACCTAGAGAGGATACTTCACTTGAGAAGTTAGCTGAATTAAAACCTGTTTTTGAGAAGGATGGAACTGTAACAGCTGGAAATGCGCCTGGATTAAATGATGGTGCTGCGGCAGTTGTTATTGCTTCAGAAAAAGCTGTAAAGGAGTTAAATTTAAAACCCATAGCAAGGGTAATATCTTATGCCACCAATTACGTTGAACCGAAGGAACTCTTTTTTGCACCAATTGGAGCTATAGAGAAATTGACACAAAAGTCTGGTCTTAAGCATCCTAACGATTTTGATTTGATGGAAATAAACGAAGCCTTCGCTGCTCAAATTTTGGCAGACGCTAAAGCTTTAGAATTAGATATGAGTAAGGTTAACGTTCACGGAGGAGCAATAGCAATTGGTCACCCTATAGGAGCTTCAGGAGCAAGAATTCTTGTTACACTTATTTATGCTCTAAAGCAATATGGAAAGAAAAAGGGATTTGCTGCTTTATGTTTAGGAGGTGGAGGTGCTGTTGCCCTGTCAATTGAGATGGTATAA
- the amrS gene encoding AmmeMemoRadiSam system radical SAM enzyme, whose amino-acid sequence MKVKVRFYEELNDFLPAHLRKKEFELFVEEGKKVRDILEIFKIKEELIHLVLVNGENSFLDRELKDNDRVSFFPIFETIDITPIKIINQKRVREAIYEKKDDYSICIVCERRCKLKRGDLGFCKTRINVDGKIYTLTYGDISSISINPIEKKPFYHFYPGTKALTVGSFSCNFLCPWCQNFEISKTPENIGKGEFIPPEKFIEIMEFYKCEGTSISFNEPTLLFEYSVDVFKLAKNKNYYNTFVSNGYMTEEALNILIDSGLDAISFDIKGSREFVKKYCGADVEKVWRNIKISKKKGLWVEIVTLVIEGFNDNEKDIKDIARRIKEEIGEDTPYHLTRYFPAYKFSAPPTSVKRLEILRDIAISEGLMYVYIGNVPFHKYENTYCHNCRILLIKRSIFDIVENKVINGKCFRCGTKIPGVFTK is encoded by the coding sequence ATGAAAGTAAAAGTAAGATTTTATGAAGAATTAAATGATTTTTTGCCAGCTCACCTGAGAAAAAAGGAGTTTGAACTCTTTGTTGAAGAGGGCAAAAAAGTAAGAGATATTCTTGAAATCTTTAAAATAAAAGAAGAGCTTATTCATCTTGTACTTGTAAACGGTGAAAATTCCTTTTTGGATAGAGAATTGAAGGACAACGACAGGGTCTCCTTCTTTCCAATATTTGAAACTATTGATATTACTCCAATAAAAATAATAAATCAAAAGAGAGTAAGAGAAGCTATTTATGAAAAGAAAGATGACTACTCAATATGCATCGTATGTGAGAGAAGATGTAAGTTAAAAAGAGGTGATTTAGGATTCTGTAAGACTAGAATTAATGTAGATGGAAAGATTTACACGTTAACATATGGGGATATATCATCTATCAGTATTAATCCTATTGAAAAAAAGCCCTTTTACCACTTTTATCCTGGTACTAAGGCACTTACAGTAGGTTCCTTTTCATGTAATTTCTTATGTCCGTGGTGTCAAAACTTTGAAATAAGTAAAACACCAGAAAACATAGGTAAAGGTGAATTTATACCACCAGAAAAATTCATTGAAATTATGGAATTTTATAAATGTGAGGGAACAAGCATTTCCTTTAATGAACCAACACTTTTATTTGAGTATTCCGTTGACGTTTTTAAACTTGCTAAAAATAAAAATTATTATAATACTTTCGTTTCAAATGGTTATATGACAGAGGAGGCACTAAATATTTTAATAGATTCAGGTCTTGATGCTATAAGTTTTGACATAAAGGGGAGCAGGGAATTTGTTAAAAAGTACTGCGGCGCTGATGTAGAAAAAGTTTGGAGAAATATAAAAATTTCAAAAAAGAAAGGTCTATGGGTTGAGATAGTAACTCTTGTAATTGAAGGTTTTAATGATAACGAAAAAGATATAAAAGATATTGCAAGAAGAATAAAAGAAGAAATTGGAGAAGATACTCCCTATCATTTGACTCGATATTTCCCAGCTTATAAATTCAGCGCTCCTCCCACATCGGTTAAAAGACTCGAAATATTAAGGGATATTGCTATTAGTGAGGGACTAATGTACGTTTACATCGGAAATGTACCCTTTCATAAATACGAAAATACCTACTGTCATAACTGCAGAATTTTACTTATTAAAAGAAGCATTTTCGATATAGTAGAAAATAAGGTGATTAACGGCAAATGTTTTAGATGTGGCACAAAAATTCCGGGAGTTTTCACTAAGTAA